DNA from Mesorhizobium huakuii:
AAGGGCCAACCTAGCGTCCTCGCGCGGTGGTTTATCAAAACGACGCATTCGTCACAGAATGATCAGGCTGCATGGCAATAATGCGCCGCAAGTCCGACGTTCGGGTACAATGTGCCTCCTCCTGGAAGCGGACAGTTTAGTCAGACAGATTGGACGGTCGGCAGTCAGCCATGATGTCCTCCCGAAGGCTGACTTTGCGTGGTGCCGAGAGTGCGGCTGCATTGGAGCAAAATAGGGTCAGCCGACTCGTGGCGCTGGGCTACATCATGGCAAGGAACGGATTTATGGTATCAAGGATTCCGGGGTACTGATCCGGCGACAAGGCCGACAGTTCGTCGACGAGTTCGATCACATCGCCGTCTTCCACCACCTGATCGTGAAGCCTCACTGTGCCCAGGATCGTCTGCCCGTTGTCCGGACGGCTGCTGAGGATGAGCGCAATCATCGCTGCCACGTTTGTGGTGTCCTGGTCCTGCTGGTTCGGGCTATCGATGATCATGGGCGCCGTGAGGGCAGACGAAAACTTAAAGACAGTCTTCATAAGCGCGAGATGATAAGCGAGGACTGCGCGGGGCTGGTCGCTTCCCGTGTCGTTGACCTTGCGGACGATTTTGCTCGCGCTGTCGAGGTCGATCTTGCGAACATTGAGCGTGCGCAGGAAACCGATCATGAGCTGCGCGTAGTAGGCCTCGATCTCCTTTCTACGCTTCTTGTCGTCAAGCTTCTTCACCTCGGCGTCGATCTCAACGATCTCACCAGCCCTCTTGTCGACTTCCGCACGGATGTCGTTGAGCTGCGAGTCAAAAAAGACCTCTCGCCATGTTTGCGCTGGCGTTCTCGATAACCTCTTTAAGCGTCAGGTCCCCTTCCTTCTCCGTAAGCGGTGCGCGAAGGCACCTTGCAATAGGCCGATGAACATGGAGTTTTCGGGCCATGACATTGGAACATGCAAGGGGCGATCTGGTCGCCGAGTTAAGCGGTGCCGCGGCGGCCGAAGATCGTGCAACGATGCCCGGGCGCTCGCGGCAACGGAGGCTATGGAGTTGCACCGAGAAGCGCGCGTTGGTCGACCTGGCGAGCGCGGCGGGGTCGTCGGTGACGGAGGTCGCGGAAGCGTTCGGCGTAGCTCCATCCCAGCTCTATGCCTGGCGCAAGCAGATGGCCGGCGGCGAGCTCGATACCGATCAGGCGATGGCAACTTTCGCACGGATCGAAGTGAACGATCTGCCCGAGGTCGAGCGTCCGGTCGCCGATTGCCCGGACCCGGCCGGCAGGATCGTCGTGGCCTTTCCGAGCGGCACGCGATTGCGGATCGACGGGATCGTCGATCCGACAGCACTGCGCATCGTTCTGGCGGAGGTGACCAGGTGATCACGGTGGTGCCGACCGACCGGATTTATCTGTGCTGCGGCGCGACCGACATGCGCCGCGGGATCAACAGCCTGGCGCGGATGGTGCAGCAGGTGCTCGCGCTCAACCCGCACACCGGCGCGATCTTCTGCTTCCGTGGACGCAAGGGTCATATCATCAAGATTCTGGCGCATGACGACCAGGGGGTTCTGTCTGTTCACCAAGCGGCTTACCGATGGTTGTTTTGCCTGGCCAACTACCAGGGATCAGGTCGCCGTGTCGCTCACCAAGGCGCAGCTTTCGCTGCTTTTGGACGGGATCGATTGGCGCCGACCGAGCAAGATTTATCGACCGCGTTTGGCTGGCTGATTTTGATGTTTCTAATTGATTTTGTGTTGATTCTTCTTCCGTAACGAGGGTCTTTCGGGTATGTAATTTGGGTGTCGGAACAAGCTCCCTCAACCGCTGATTTCTTCGCCCGGATCGCCCTTCTGGAGGCGGCCGTTTCTGCCCGTGACATCACCATCGCCGAACGCGATGAGCAGCTTCGAAGAGAGCGCGCCGAGGCCGCACTTCGCATCCAGCGCCTGCAGCTGCGGATCGATCGCTTCAACCGCAAGGCCTTCGGCCGTTCGTCCGAGAAGCTCGGCCAGATGCTGCTCGAACTCGAAGATCTCGAGACCGATTTCGCCGCCAGCGTGCCGGATCTCGAGCTGCCCATCGTTGCTGACACCGACAAGGTCCGGGTGTTGCCGGTGCGTAAGTTCAACCCCAACCTGCCGCGCAAGCGGGTCGTTCGCGAGCCGTCTTGCGCATGCTGCCCGGGCTGCGGCGGCGATCTGCGCGCCATGGGCGAAGATGGCGACGAGATGCTCGATCTGGTCGCCCAGGCCTGGCAGGTTATGGAGACCATTCGACCCAAGTACAGCTGCCGGACCTGCGATAAAATCATCCAGGCGCCGGCGCCAGCCAAGGCCATTGCACGCGGTAAGCTCAGCTATGCCGCGCTCGCCCATATCATGATGGCCAAGTGGGGTTATCATCTGCCCTTCTACCGTCAGGTACAGATGATGGCCGCCAAGGGCGTCGATATCGAGCGTTCCACGCTTGCGCGCAGCGCCGGCTACGCCGCCGCTTTGCTCGATCCCATCTACAATCGCATCCGTGAGATCGGCCGTACCCGCAGCAAGATTCACACCGACGACACGCGGCTTCCGATCCTGGCGCCCGGCACCGGCAAGACCCACAAGGGCGCGCTCTGGGTTTATGTCGCCGACGACCGCAACTCGGGTTCGAAGGAGCCGCCGATCGCCTGGTATCGCGCCACCATGGGCCGCGCCGGCGAGAGCGTGATGAGCGAACTCGCCGGATTTGCCGGCACCCTCCAAGCCGACGGATTCAGCGGCTATAACCAGCTCTACAAGGGCGGCGCCATTCGAGAAGCAGCCTGCCTGGCCCATCTGCGTCGCAAGATATTCGACGTTCACGACAGCCAGCCGACCGAGCTCAGCACGACGGCCATGGCTGGTATCCAGGCGATCTACCGGATCGAGGAAGAGATACGGGGCTCCCGCCCGCCGAGCGATTGGCCGCACGACGAAGGCGGACCCGACCACTGGTTCGCGCGCTGCGACGACAGCTCATGCGCCAGGGCAAGGGTTTGTCGCGCCATGCCGATATCGCCAAGGCCTTCGCCTATGGCACCAGGCGATGGCGCGCGTTCAATCGCTTCCTCTACGATGGCCAGCTCGAGCCCGACAACCTGATCGCGGAGCGGGCGATTCGTGGATTTACGGTCGGCAGGCGCAATTGGCTCTTCTCGGGCAGCTTCGCCGCGGCAGAGCGGTCAGCGGTCGTGCTCAGCATCATTGAGACCTGCAAGCTCTGCGGCGTCGATGCCGAAGCCTACATGGCCGACGTCACCGAGCGCATCCAGAATGATTGGCCAGCCTCGCGCTGGGACGAACTGATGCCGTGGAATTGGGTGCGCCGCCAAGAGATGCAGCTCTCCTTGGCGGCATGAGCGCGCTCGATGACATGGCGCTGTCGGACGAGGCGCTCGAGGCCTGGATGGCCGCCAAGACCAACCGCCCGCTGGTGCGGACCATGTCGGCGCTGGATGGCTTCGTAACGGCGGCGGTCACCGGGCCGCGCTACCCGGACCCGCAAGACTGGATGTGCCCGCTCATGGGGTTGCCGCGCGACGTCCTGGCCAAAGGGTCTGCAACCGATCACGCCGTGTTTGCCAGCGTCGCCAGGATCCACAACCGGATCAACGAGACGCTCTTCGACAGACCGCAGGATTATGCGCCCCGATTCGCAACCAAGCCCAGCGGCGGCATCGACCCCCGGCCGTGGTGCCAGGGGTTCTACGCGGCCATGAATCTCAACATCAAAAGCTGGAGACGGCTACTCGACCTCGACAACCCCAACCACGGCCTGCTGCTGCCGATCCTGATCTACTGCGTCGACAAAAGGGGAGGCCCGTCCTCGGCAAGCCCAGGCCGGGGCCCGAGACCGCGCGCTTCATCGAGCATGAGGCCTACAAAGACATCGCCCTCGTCATCCCCGCACTGCGCGAACTCCACTACGTCACCCGCTATGGCTATGGCAACCCGGAGTGATCGCCGCCGGCGCGCCGACTAACGGCTGACCTACCATAGACGCATCACAAGACGATATTGGGAGGTGCCTTGGCGCACCGCTTACCCTTCTCCGCAAGAGTTCCCGAAACCTTTTCGATAAGCGCGTCAGTGTCGTGAAGGCGCGTCTCTACCTTTTCTGCCCTCTTCCGAACAACGACCAGGCGGTCATGCTGGTCGCGAAGGAATTGAGCGCAGGCTTCACGGTCGTCGAGGATGGAGAACTTGTGCGTGAAATCGTTGTCGTGGACGGTTCCGCAGGTAGGGCAAAAAATCTCTGCCTCGGCCTTCGAGGCGTAGATATAATCCTTGCCAAGTTCTTCCATCGCGAGGCGAGCGATCCTCATCTGCTCCGTCACGAGTTCTCGTTCGTCAACGATGTCGGCGAGCTCCGCAGTGCTCTTCAGCCTTGCCGCCCGGAGTTTGCGAAGCTCCACGAGAAGGCGGTCTACGGATTCGCGATGCTCGAGCTCGGTGAATTCCGTCCCGGTGAAAGCCGGTTGGAGATTCAGCTTGGCGACGGCCTTTTCCAGCACCTGCCGATCGCGGCCAAGTTCAGCAATCTCCAACTGGACAGCGGTTTTCCTTGCCTGGAGTTCATAGTATCTGTTCGGCCTAATGCCGGAATGGAACTCGACGACGGACTTGCGAGGGTTCTTGTACTGGCCTCGGTTGTCAAAGGATTCGAGGGACTGCTTCCAGCCGCTGTCTTGGTCGATACAGAACGGCATGAACATGTAGGCGGGCGGCGGCGTCTCCGTCACGCCGGACTTGTTCGGCAGCACAAGACCGAAATCAAGCATTTTTGCCAGAAACGGACCTAGTTTCGATGTGACGCTCCTCGTCGCGATGAGCAGATTGCCATTTTCGTCAAAAACGCCGAACGCCGAGCCGTCCCTGATGATCGAGCGGCGTTCGCCGTCGATCGAGAAAGACACGCGGGCCTTCACCTTCGCCTTAACCCACTCCGGATGCATCCTGACCGGCGCGCCAAAAGCCCAGTAAAGGCTCTTTATGACCGAAGATTTTCCGACGTCATTCTCGCCGATGATCACCGTCAGTCGGGGATGAAACTTGACTGTCCTTCCCTTGCGCTCGACGGTCGACAGGAGTTCTAACTTCTCGAAGCGCAAGTTTTTCATGGTTCTTCAATCTGAGATTTCTCACGAGCTGTTGAAATCGTTCGCTGCTAGACATCGTGGAACTCGTAAAGGATGACGGCGCGGAGGTAGTCGTCGCTCACGGTCGTGTCCCAGAGGGGAGCGAGTTGCCGAACCTCCGGAAGAGCAGCGTCTACCTCCTTCAAGAGATCGTGGAGTCCCGCGATATGGGTCGCAACAACTTCCCGAACGGCCTTCTTGAATCTTTGCGGCCCAGGTCCGTAGCGGGAACGACGGTCGTTGACGTAGAGCTTCCAGGCGGCACCGATGTCGCGCCGTCGGACGATGTTAGATATCTGCGGCGCGATTTCCACCCAATCGACCGCCTCCGCGCGCTTCTTCTTGAACTCCTCCAGACGGTCGTCGATCAGCTTTCGTGTCACGAAGGAATCCGACATGGTGGCGAAGCTGGTGAAATCGACGTTCATGCGCTCCCGCTGGCGGCATTCCTCAAGAAGCATGAGAGCGAAGGCGTAGGTGCTGGTCTCCGTCATACCGGTCTGCTCGATCACGAACTTTTGGACGGCGCCCATGATCGTGTCGCTGAAGCTGGCGAGATTCATACTGGAGCAGCAGAAGTGGAAAAGCTTCGAATGCTCGTCTTGGAAGTCGGGATCTTGCTCCTTCAGACGCTTCCGAAAAGCTTGGATCTTGGCTGTCGCGGCGGTGTCGAAATTCGTTTCGTCGTGACCGGCTGCGAGGTCTGAGCAAATTTGATTGGTGACGAAGACCAGCCTGTCGGTATGGTCCGGAAATCTCTTGAAGTTGTCGTACATCTTGGCGGCGTACGAGAGCTTCTTCTCCAGCGGCGGGTCGCCGGGCTTTTCCTTCGTCTTCTTCCCCTTCGCGCCCAAGGATGCCGAAATGCTGGAAAGCGTCCACGAGCCGATCTTCTGCGTCTTCACCTGAAAGAACGTGACCTTCGTGGGGCTGCTGATGCTGTCGAGTTCGAGAACGTCGTCATGAAATTCGAATGCGATCCCGAAGTCGGCGCCGCTCTTATGGAGCTGGATTATCCGGGACAGGCCCCAGGCCGCTTGGTATTCGAACCTTTCCACCGCAAGCTTGCCGCCCTGCTCGCGCTGAGGCTCCTTGAGGAGATCTTGCCTTATGTCCAAGTATCACCCCGAATCAAGAAGATTTTTACATCCTATACGTGCCCGGCGGGCGCGGCACCCATTTGTAAATCGAAAGTTATAGTAGCGAAAGGATATCCCGCGCCAGAGGCACGTGTGCCGCTTGAGCACGAGATAGACAGCCAGTCTCTTCGCGAGTCACTGCTTCGCTATGCCCACGCATTCCTCGTCCAGTCGTCCCGGACCGCACTGGTCAACGGCCATTCGAAAAATCGAGGAGCGGTTGGCCCGCTGGCTACTGATGGTCCAAGACCGCGCCGATGGAAACAAGATCTACCTGACGCATGAATTTCTGGCGACCATGCTTGGTGCCCGGCGCCCTGGCGTTACCATCGCCCTGCAAATGCTTGAATATCGGGGCTCGTTCACGCCAAACGCGGCGAGATCACAATTGTCGATCGCGTTGGAATGATAAACTCACACACGGTGCTTACGGCGAGGAAGAACAAAGTCACTTCGGCCTAGCCTCCGCCTAACTGTTCGGAATAGGGCAAACCCTTGCAGGCTGCCGAATTGGTGCCATAAATCGTGTTGGTGTGGGTTTCAGGGAGGAACTCGCATGACCGACACTTTTCACACCGTCACGGTTGAAAGAGCCGCCGAAGCCTATGTGCGCTCTAGAGGCAAAGCCCACTTCCTCTCCATCGCACAGGCGATCCGCGCCATCCGAACGCTCATGCCGGCATGCAAAGCTACCGATCGCGACCTGGAGGAGTTACTGGCGGAAGCATCCATTATTCACGGTGTGCCCGTCGCGTTCGATTTAAACACAGCTGTGGCCGCACAACCACGTCTCCATTCATAGGCCGGAGATTGCCCGCGCTCGCGCAGACGCCTACCTTATCGGACGTTCGCCAAGCGATTGTCCGTCATCTGATCGACAATATCGGCAGCCCGATTATTTCGATATCCGAGGTTAGCCACACCGTGAGGAGAATGCTTCCCCTTTGCGAACTCACGGACTGGGAACTTGGCGATCTCATTGCGCGAAGCGCGGTCGATGCGGGATTTGCGCTTGAACTCGATTGAGACCTCGGCACTGCCCGAAACGCGCGGCCCCGCCGCCATGACGTGTGCGGCAAGGTCACGGTAAACAATGACCTCTCCGCCGCATCGAAATGCTAGCCTACCCATCGACTACCTCAGGCAAAGTGTCTTCGACGACGCTCAAATTCTTATCGAAAGCTTCGATATCGGATGCGTTGGCGCGTAGAGACCGCACCTTGTTCAGGATCGCGGCAACCGCCGCTTCTTTGTCGGGCGCTACGCGTGTTGTCACCGCTTTGGCTGCCAAAGCGGAAAAATCTATGGCGGCATAAGCCGGTACGGTTGCAGCGTCGATTGCTTTCGGCCGTTCTTTTGCGATTACGCGCCGGCCCGGCGGCGGAGCCATAGGGGCTGCTTTTGCGGCAAATGTCGCGCCGCGCCGCAGGCGGGTCTGCAAGAGGCCTGAGCGGTACGCGGGTGCTGTCGGCACAATCGTCGGGAGCGCAGGAGATGGAACCGGCGCGGAAGCGTCCAACGCAGGTCTTTTCGTGCGCGAAACCTCGACAGAGCCGGGCAGGGGCATGAACGCGCGTTTGGCTAGCTGGCCGTCGGCGAAATAGAAATTGCGCGTGCCGAGGATTGGCAGTTCGCCGCGCGGCAATATGATGACCCTGTTCTTGTCGAGGGTACGGATTTCATCCGGCCGCATGAGGGGTCGCCGCACTTGCTTGCGGTGCTCCGAGCGCGTGTAATAAGTGTCGAACAACGTAGCCTTGGTGCGCGTCACGTCCTTTTGCACGTCCGACGTTTCGCCGACCTGCTCGGAAACATAGCGCAGATCGTCGGCGTCCTGCGCACCGAAAAAGATCTGCACGCGAGCGGCGTTGATGAGCGTCTTGCGCCCTTCCTGGCGATAGATCTCGTCTACGGCCTTCAGCGACTGCACGAAAAACCACATGGAAACGCCGTTGCCGCCGAGCACGCTCGCCATTTCGGTCACGTTCTCGAGCTTGCCGAGGTTCTGGAACTCGTCGAGCAGCACAAGCACCGGATGCTCGCCCGGGCGCGGCATGGTTTCCGACATGAAGTTCATCATCTGCGTAATCAGAACGTTGAACAACGGTCCGAGCGACGTGATCTGCTCGCGCCGCACGTCGAGATAAAGAGAAATCCGGTCGCGTTTGAGATTGCGAATATCGAACGTGCTGTGCGACGTGGCTCGCATCAGGCGCTCGTTCAGAAAAGGGGCCATGCCGGTCCGCACGCCGGCGTAGATTCCGGAAAACTGCCGCTCGGACATTTCGAAATACGGCAACAGGGTTTGCAGCGTGAAATGCGAACATTCGCGGCGGCGTTCCTCGCGGAGAGAGCCGATGAACTCGAGGAGTGGCTGCTCGGCACCGTTCATAATCTCGAGGATTGTAGAGAAGGTCTTCTTCTCGTTCGGGATCGCAGGCGATTCCATTATGAAGGATGCTATGCCGGTAAAGAGGAGTCGGGCATCGTTGACCCAATAGGGATCCGCGTTCGAAGGGGGGCGCGGAAACAATGCCGCAGCGATGTTGCGAAGGTCGATGTCGCGCTGTGCTGAGTCCAGCGAAATGAAGTCCATCGGATTGTAGCATGCGGTATTGC
Protein-coding regions in this window:
- a CDS encoding UPF0149 family protein is translated as MSALDDMALSDEALEAWMAAKTNRPLVRTMSALDGFVTAAVTGPRYPDPQDWMCPLMGLPRDVLAKGSATDHAVFASVARIHNRINETLFDRPQDYAPRFATKPSGGIDPRPWCQGFYAAMNLNIKSWRRLLDLDNPNHGLLLPILIYCVDKRGGPSSASPGRGPRPRASSSMRPTKTSPSSSPHCANSTTSPAMAMATRSDRRRRAD
- a CDS encoding ATP-binding protein encodes the protein MKNLRFEKLELLSTVERKGRTVKFHPRLTVIIGENDVGKSSVIKSLYWAFGAPVRMHPEWVKAKVKARVSFSIDGERRSIIRDGSAFGVFDENGNLLIATRSVTSKLGPFLAKMLDFGLVLPNKSGVTETPPPAYMFMPFCIDQDSGWKQSLESFDNRGQYKNPRKSVVEFHSGIRPNRYYELQARKTAVQLEIAELGRDRQVLEKAVAKLNLQPAFTGTEFTELEHRESVDRLLVELRKLRAARLKSTAELADIVDERELVTEQMRIARLAMEELGKDYIYASKAEAEIFCPTCGTVHDNDFTHKFSILDDREACAQFLRDQHDRLVVVRKRAEKVETRLHDTDALIEKVSGTLAEKGKRCAKAPPNIVL
- a CDS encoding type IV secretory system conjugative DNA transfer family protein, with protein sequence MQKVATAIFMMLMAMALGVLLFTVAYAATDWYRTGAHVLFDQLNDNPLPVVRQAWSDTMARNFGRVQYAVAAGFFGFLLPLVSLFLMRPRKRNDSRFMTMSDVSKTGLTKVGGVFVGRAGGRLAEILSPGRDQRSGKIHLTRRKLIGGKKLWIDGDDIGGFVIGPPRSGKGTSLIIPNALTWPHSLVVLDLRGETYAATAGYRSTMSRVVRFAPADPDGNTACYNPMDFISLDSAQRDIDLRNIAAALFPRPPSNADPYWVNDARLLFTGIASFIMESPAIPNEKKTFSTILEIMNGAEQPLLEFIGSLREERRRECSHFTLQTLLPYFEMSERQFSGIYAGVRTGMAPFLNERLMRATSHSTFDIRNLKRDRISLYLDVRREQITSLGPLFNVLITQMMNFMSETMPRPGEHPVLVLLDEFQNLGKLENVTEMASVLGGNGVSMWFFVQSLKAVDEIYRQEGRKTLINAARVQIFFGAQDADDLRYVSEQVGETSDVQKDVTRTKATLFDTYYTRSEHRKQVRRPLMRPDEIRTLDKNRVIILPRGELPILGTRNFYFADGQLAKRAFMPLPGSVEVSRTKRPALDASAPVPSPALPTIVPTAPAYRSGLLQTRLRRGATFAAKAAPMAPPPGRRVIAKERPKAIDAATVPAYAAIDFSALAAKAVTTRVAPDKEAAVAAILNKVRSLRANASDIEAFDKNLSVVEDTLPEVVDG
- a CDS encoding dsDNA nuclease domain-containing protein, which encodes MDIRQDLLKEPQREQGGKLAVERFEYQAAWGLSRIIQLHKSGADFGIAFEFHDDVLELDSISSPTKVTFFQVKTQKIGSWTLSSISASLGAKGKKTKEKPGDPPLEKKLSYAAKMYDNFKRFPDHTDRLVFVTNQICSDLAAGHDETNFDTAATAKIQAFRKRLKEQDPDFQDEHSKLFHFCCSSMNLASFSDTIMGAVQKFVIEQTGMTETSTYAFALMLLEECRQRERMNVDFTSFATMSDSFVTRKLIDDRLEEFKKKRAEAVDWVEIAPQISNIVRRRDIGAAWKLYVNDRRSRYGPGPQRFKKAVREVVATHIAGLHDLLKEVDAALPEVRQLAPLWDTTVSDDYLRAVILYEFHDV
- a CDS encoding helix-turn-helix domain-containing protein, which codes for MARWLLMVQDRADGNKIYLTHEFLATMLGARRPGVTIALQMLEYRGSFTPNAARSQLSIALE
- the tnpA gene encoding IS66-like element accessory protein TnpA codes for the protein MTLEHARGDLVAELSGAAAAEDRATMPGRSRQRRLWSCTEKRALVDLASAAGSSVTEVAEAFGVAPSQLYAWRKQMAGGELDTDQAMATFARIEVNDLPEVERPVADCPDPAGRIVVAFPSGTRLRIDGIVDPTALRIVLAEVTR